The genomic window CACGATTTTGTACGCAGCttaatttcgttttattttcattttttatttgaaaatctggCTTGAAGAtatatgaatgaaataaatcacGTCGAAAATGTGGCCTGTTACATATTATACGTGAAGTAAATTCCGTAAATACCATTTTTGTCCACACGGCTTTGAAGTCGCGTAGCTATCATATATTTTTGCGTGTTTGCAACTATTACGTGGTATGTTATCACTATCATACAACacctttgttttgtttttttttttttcttcatttcattcattttttggCAGGGGGAAGAGGGGAAAAATATACGCCACAACGATTTCACGCGCGCGACATGTGCCTGAAATATCttatgtttcattttcttatcaCCGAATAAATATGAGACGTCACTGAAAATGATTTGACAAGGAATTGTATAATAGGAACGGACGTTGActgcatataatatatacatacattctCAAATGTAGAGATCAACATACGCGTTTCTTTCATTTAGTTGAAGGAATAATGctttattaaataattacatttCCCAACGCATAACGCGCCAATAGGACTATTTTAATCTCGGTAAATGCCTGCCAAGGATTTaattacgatttttatttcacctctAGGAATTTCCATTAAAACGTCATGGATCGCCGATTAAAACAATCGTGCAGAAGTGATTTCCTTATAATTACTCTGAACATTTGTTCTATTTTCTTGTGTTTCATCCTCTCTGGAAATTTGTATAATCAGGATGTTCGATGCAGCTGtaaattcgaattgaaaaaaagataatgaCAGTACTGACTTCAAATGTAACTTCAGTTGCCTACGTTGAGAGGAAACTCCCGGTATTACGATACAGTTTTGTAAATCTGCTGCACCCTGGAgttgtattttgtaaaatatttgataatcGAGTAAAAGCAACGCAGAGTGGCGTAGCGTAGATTTGAGTTTTaacagagagaaaaatcgGAGTAAACGAGATTAATCGCGAAACGAAACGGAATTCCGTAAACGATGTACGTACATGTACGTGCACGCgttacataaaaatattccaccATCAGATCTGCGAGCCTCTCCGGTATGCCGTGCACAGAtatgaggagaaaaaaagaggggGGGTATTCATATAAACGGAAAAGAAGatacagaaaatatttgagataCACTTAGTCGAAGATCTTATCACTGACTGTGATGCGATTGTGATTTAAAAAGATTCCCTGGTGTTTTTTATACCTCGTGctgtacaaaaataaaactccTAATTTCTGATGCGCTATATATTATTCACGTGATTAAAAacgttacacacacacacacacacacacacacacacacacacacatatacatacatgtatagcAATGGAGGTGGAATAAAAACCGCGAGATTCACGAGTTTTGCGCAAACCTCGCGTTGCACCCCGTCAAAAACAAGCGGCTTTAAGCTGGCCGTTAGCCAACTCTCAAACTTGCCGTTTTGACATTGTAGCTTccaagttgaaataaaatatttattagtatccaattcaaatttcaaactacaaattcagattcgtgatgaATGATTTACAAGCCCTCAGTTACCGAATTGCATGAAAATATcacgacttttttttttattgtaccaCTATAACGGATACGACATTACAATTTTCGAAGTCTGACCTTGGATTTGTTATCGGGGATCCAAAAAAACTCCGCCTACTAATTACTACCaaatctgaatatttttagatttttttccaccatattggTTTCGCCATTTTGGATATCGCAGATCTGACATCAGGTTCGTGTTCAGCCACTCGACAAGCCTTCGAGTAGCTATTTCCGACAGAATTCaattgtttttagttttttttcgcACAAATCACCTCAGCCCTGGTTGTTGGAATACCGTGAATACTTAGTTCAAGCCTGCAGGTACATCTCTATTTATAGGGACAAAAATTAAGATAGTAATTGATTGACGGTTGCATTCCATACAAATTTCCCCCAAACGCATAAactttttcaggttttttccCGGCGTGTATTTATTTCCTCGTCTTTATGTTTCTGCACGCTTGTTATCGTTTCTACCTTATCtatttattagtttttttttttgcattccaACCGTTCATCTCCACCCACTGCTAACGTCTCAAGACGCAGGATCAAGAGGACGAGACGGAGGAGATATCGGCAGGTCGGTGATCGTCGAGAACGGTATCAATCCGGCGAATCAGGTGATCGATGACAGAGACAAGGCCTCGATAGAAGTATAGAAGGAAATCTTCGAGCTTCCGAACGTGTCAGAATTTGCACTGAAATTCCTCACATACACGATAAACTTCACAGCTGCTGAGAGATTGCGATCGAACTGTTTTCCGCCATATATTACTGTCATCGAgttgaaaaatgcaaagaaaaCGCGCTAAAGTACATAATTCATAAGTTTTATTCCAAGCATGCGCAACGTagataaaagtaaataaagaAGATCGACTTCTCAGATTTCGCAAATGAAGAatcttttattcattcatgCGTTCGTTTCTTGTTCCATCTTCGTGTTTCCGGTACCTGCATAATAACTATTCTTTTACCGTATGTCAAAGGAAGACTTCAAAACTACGCATGAGCAAAACACTGAGGGAATAGAATCGAAAAGTCTTACGAGACAAAGTAGCAGTGGACTTTCACTGCTATCGTTATAACAAGTTTTCTTGAAAATGAGGAGAAGGGTCACCGAGCGCAGACTGCAGCAGTGCGAATTTTGCTTCCTGAACGAAGTTTCACGAGCTTTAGTTACAGCCTAGTTACTCGGAATGCAGCTTGCCTGGGTAACAGAAAATCCGCAAGAGAATACTAAACAATGGTTAGGACGATGCGGAAAGTTGGCTGtacgtgcatatatatatatatatatatatatatatatatatatatatatgtatgtacatgaaATACAGCTTCGAGTCCAACTACGATAATATAATACTTACAGCCCTCCTTCGGTCCTCGAGAGATTTacttttgatttattttcaaccgtACAGTCGGCAGTCCGTCAACTCTCGCTGATGATATCCTTCAGTCGTCTTTACCAACTTGCATTCGAGCAGTTACGCggtttaataaatctatctaCATCATACGTATGGAGAATTCCACGTGAAATTAGCAGCCCGTATACCTCACCCCCCTTCGTTtctgatcattttttagtattaCGTTCTTACCGACCCAAAAGTGTCtcgggaattttttcagattttctttaGCTActggtgaaatttatattctataatTCAAAACATGAGTTTTGAGCAACGCGTGATAATGGGATCTCGAtatttacttctttttttttgttgtattttcaTGATTTCGTGATCTATTTGGATCGGGgagtagaagaaaaaggaacCAAGAAAACTTCAATCCCGACATGGGAAAACTAAGAACTTGCGAAAAAAATAGTAAGATTGAGATCCCATTATAGTGTGGTGCTTAGAAATAACATTTCAAACCGTAGAatctgtgtaattttttttagtttttcaacaATAGCGTTGTCGGTATTTGTTtttcgattcgatttttttcaaatgtcacCGATAGCTGAACAAATCTGAAGAAAAATTCCGAGACCTTTTTGCGTCggtatataaatatcatcCTATAAAATGATTTAATTCGAGGagggtgaggtacatgggCTACTAATTTAACGTGGAttgccccatatatatatatgtatatatatagatacgtATATTGTATGTGTACCTGCAATGCAGGCGTTCGAAGGAAAAACTTACTTCAGGGTGCTTCAAAAGCGGCAAATATATGAACCAATGACCAATGCATCGAAATTAAAGATGACCGTTACAATCGAATTCTTGGTGTGTAGAATTTTATTGATTGTATTTGTTGGGGGGcgggattgaatttaaataattgattcgatTAGAAAACGATGTGCATGGCAAATGTATCtacatataaatttatactgtATCCTGTGTCCAAAGCGTCTCCAATACTCCGATTTTTGTCATAACGAAAAGCTGAAACtgttttctacattttcacGCAGACATTGAATGATGAATAACCGTAATCTGCACTTCTTTCGAGGCGGTATAATTTTACAACTgccgtttgtttattttcaactgcattctatacatgcatataaatCAGACTTGGATATTTGAATAACGAGAAActgttgagaaattttttttatcacgtatCGCAATATGTTTCATTATACATACGTTATGCACGTTGTAAACGacttgaatatttcaaaaaacatCAATTTCACAGTTAATGAGCTCGCGTGTTTACCACAGCTGTTATATTCTCTAGCAGAAAGTAAATTAACCGAAATAGAACGGCCATATACGCACACACGGTTTCTTCACAAAGCCTGCACCGACTACAAGGCGTTAGTTAACGAAAGGTGGGAACACCTGCTCCTTTAGTTTGTAGGGCAAGTTTTAACGAAGCGCTTTTGTCTCCGGTAATAAGTTTATAATAAGCTAAACCCAGCAGCGTGCGGACAGGAGGACGGAGGGAGGTTTCGGCTACGAATAGCTAATGGTCTTGTTTTAACAGGGCAACAGGATTTGGCTCGCAGTAATGTGAGTTGATGGGCCCGAGCCGCGTAAGGCGCATTGCAGGTCCGCAGAAGACTGCCGAAGAATGCtgcaaaataaaaagtaattcAGCGGCTTCGGCTCGGTACGGAGCTAATGGACGGGACGAAACTGTGTTATAACGGGTTGAGGCGACGGAGAGATGGAGAATAACGTCGTATTTGGGTTTTTCTTGACAATTAAGGTGCCTGCCGGAGGCATCAGAGTCTTATATGTATTTCGACGAGTCGCGAGAGAGATATACAACGAGTagcaaattttgttttaattttatctcAATTACGATTCCCCGTTGCTTAAAATACCTCTGTTTACGCACCGTGTCGCGGAGAGATCAGGTGATGAAAATTCTTCTCGGCTCAAGAGTGTCACACAGTCAGGTGTTTCGAAAAAGTATATCATCAAAGATGGATGTAGAGATAAGGAAAAACAACATACACACGCgcgaggagagaaaaatagaaataccTGAGCGCATGACTTCGCTATCGACCAACCGAATAGAACCAAGTTAAGAATAACTCTTTGCTTTGTTATCAAATATGCTAAACGTCACCGTTGAGCCCGCATTTCACGACAAGACtatattttacgaaaaataagtaaagtcattcaaacattattttttcaccaactgatatacaacttttttttcaaacagctTATGTTACGcattccaaaaattttctggAGATTGGATTCAAAGCAGCGTCATAATTCAAAACAGATTTAAATCCATACCAGATGTATGATTAGAGAATTGCAGCTTCTCAGCTTTCGGCGAGAGCGAAACAACTTCCAGAGTACTCGATGGTGAAACCCACCCTGCTGATATTCGCTGCGGCAGTTTCCAAGTCACGAAAAATCGCGAATGATGATGTCGatgacgataaaaattgtCGACAAGTGCGAATATCAGTTTTAAATCGCACTCTTGACCTcaagggaggaaaaaaattctaatgaTAGCCAGAATCTCCGCGACGTTGCCATCCTGATACTCTCCGAGACTAAAAATAAACAAGGGATCGAATAAGGAGGGAATACTCGAGGCGACGGGCATTCCGGAGGTCAGCTGCAGCGCAACGAACTCGAGAAGGAGTCACCATAGAAACCTGTAGCACAGGTTcgaatttattgttattataccgATGCCGTGCCCTTCCTGGCGCCTAGGTTGAAGGAACACTTGTCCAGAGTGTCCGGCGCAGTTGGACGCGCATCTCGTCGTCGAAAAAGGGCCAATAGAAATCCGAAGTCGATCCCCGCTACCCGGAGAACCATCGCCCTCGCCAAAGTAAATCCAAAGGTATCCAAAAACCAGCCTGAGTTTCTCAGTCGTCAGAGTTCACCCCGTTCGAGCGAACCACCGTTCGATTTTTCCGATCGCAAACATACCGTGTAAAAGTTCAATGTTCAGTTGACACGAGTTACCGGACGGTGTTAAAGTCGAGTACCAAGGCCGACGACAACTCCGGTAGGTAGAAACATGCACGCGGACTAACTGGTGCAATATTATGTAAATCAACCTCGATCGCTGcagggtgaaaatttattcccatACCGACTGTTTATTAGCGATTCGCTTCGTTCCGTTGAAACTTTACAATTAAATTGCAAAGTGTTAATTCGATCGGGAGATGTTCGAATATAGAAAACAGCTTTCGGTCTCATTTATATGCGTGAGACAAAGAGGAGTAAAACCGGTCAGGCAGAGTGAGAATGAATGTGCAAGGTTGCGGTGGCGGGTGAAGCAAGGTCGGCTATTTCTCGTCCGATGCAACGAATCAAGTCCATCGCCTTTCGTTCTTCCTCGTGATTGCCGTGATTTGTCTCACGCGGAACAGCGCGTTGGGTGTCCAGTTAGGGGGACAGACCCTGTatgcggaaaaaaatttaccaaaactAATGGGGaagataaattgaatatgtgAAAGTATGTCAAGAAGGGACTAAATACGAGGGAGCGGATATATTGGTGTACCTGACTTAACGACGCCTGGGCTTTTGGGAATCATATATTGGGAGCTTACGGGAGGGATCGTCATTTCtgaaattctttattttccttGTTCAGTCGTCATTACTAAGGCCCATAATCGCTGAGCGTTGAGATTTATGTGCCGGTTGCAGTAGCGGCTTTTATTTCAGCTTCCTGTATCTGGTAAGGTAAACCCGCAGAAGCTGTACAAGAATTAGACTAGACAGATTCCGTGATTGATAAAAGCATTATTTTATGAGAACAAAGCGTGGGTCTTATCTTATCAAAGTATAAATAGAGAGCATTTTCAGCTACCCAACTCAGATATGGTTTAAAGACGCACCTCATGGAGATCCAGACGCTCGCGCTCTCACAATTGTCCAGTAACAAGCAACATGGTTTACGTACCTTCGATCTTGCCGGTCAGGATTTTGTGGCCGCAATGGGTAGGAAGCGCAGGAGGTAAGTTTTCATCATCGAATTGATCGTTCATTTTttgatccttttttttaaacattttttttttttatcaaacaaaAACTTCAATCAGTGCACCATTAGTGAAGTTGCATTTTGAGAAATATTGCTTTTTCACACTCGATTCATTATTATCGTGTCGCTGAGAGTTCAACTGTAACGTCCTTCTCTTTCGATCAATAACGTCAATTCCacggtttttcttttatacctGCGGTTTATGAAAAACGAACGCTGGAGAATAGAACTTGCACAATTGAAGTGACGTGAAGTTCGCCTACGTATCCGTTCGACCGCTTTTATTTCACGCACCTTCGCAgcgttgtaaaaatataaaaatattgtattatataaaaatatcatcaataatCCCGAAACTCAGGATCTGAACAAAATTGCCTTGACATTATTGCCCAATGTAGTCGCGCTTCAGAGCAGATACTAAACAGTCCGTGAAATCTGTTCATGTTTATTGATGTTAACGTCTTCTTTCAGCGACCCTGGTAACAATCGTGGCCGGGTTGGTGGCAGGATGGTCATCACCGTACTTGGCGAAGCTGCTGGCAGATGATTCGCCACTGCCCATAACCGACTCGGAAGCATCTTGGATCGCATCGCTGATAAATGTAGGAAGATTCGTGGGTGGAATTCTGACGGCAGTAAGCATAGAGTATTTCGGTAGCAGAAAAACAATGTTCCTGATAGGATTTCCGAGCGCCCTCGGATGGATATTCATCATATTGGCAAATCACGTGATGTGGCTGTACGCAGCGAGGGTTCTGTGCGGTATCGGTATGGGAATGACCTTTGGTGCTTTCCCGATTTACATCGGAGAAATATCCGACTCCTATATCAGAGGAGCTCTGGTGACACTGGCAATGAACGGTGGAGCCGTGGGTAACTTCCTTGGCAACCTGATGGGGTCGTACATGCCAATGTCCTACTTCGCGATGATAACTTTGGTTCTGATAGCGATCTACGTCGTGCTGTTCGCGCTCGTACCCGAATCGCCTCACCACCTGTTGCGCGTCGGAAAACTCGAGGAGGCGACGAAGGCATACCAATGGTACCACCGCGGAGTCGAGATTAAGAAGGAAATGGAAATTCTTAAGGATTACGTGTTCGCTTCAAAGTCGACCTCGTTTAGGGACCGTCTTCGTGAGTTCAACGCCCCGCAGAACAGGAGAGCCGGTTTCATAATCATCGTCTTATTCATGTTTATGCACCTCAGCGGAACGAACAGCCTCCTCTTCTACATGGAGATAATATTGACCAGAGCCGAGGTCAAGGCGATCGCTCCATCCTCGGTCGTCGTTATCGCAGGTGCCCTTTCGATCGTGACAGGGTGGCTTGCCATGTACTTGATCGAGAGGTCGGGACGTAGGTTTTTACTCATCATTTCGAGCGTTGGAGTTTTCGCTGCAATGATGTGCTTGGGACTGCAATTCGCTCTGCTCGATTACCAGCCTGACGTTCCCGTCATGGAGTGGCTGCCCATCGGATCGATGATGGTGTACCAGGTCTTCTACTCCGTTGGTATCATGATCATTCCCAGTGCGGTGCTCAGCGAGCTCTTCCCCGCGAATCTGAAGAGCATGGC from Neodiprion lecontei isolate iyNeoLeco1 chromosome 1, iyNeoLeco1.1, whole genome shotgun sequence includes these protein-coding regions:
- the LOC107219367 gene encoding facilitated trehalose transporter Tret1, whose protein sequence is MVYVPSILPVRILWPQWVGSAGATLVTIVAGLVAGWSSPYLAKLLADDSPLPITDSEASWIASLINVGRFVGGILTAVSIEYFGSRKTMFLIGFPSALGWIFIILANHVMWLYAARVLCGIGMGMTFGAFPIYIGEISDSYIRGALVTLAMNGGAVGNFLGNLMGSYMPMSYFAMITLVLIAIYVVLFALVPESPHHLLRVGKLEEATKAYQWYHRGVEIKKEMEILKDYVFASKSTSFRDRLREFNAPQNRRAGFIIIVLFMFMHLSGTNSLLFYMEIILTRAEVKAIAPSSVVVIAGALSIVTGWLAMYLIERSGRRFLLIISSVGVFAAMMCLGLQFALLDYQPDVPVMEWLPIGSMMVYQVFYSVGIMIIPSAVLSELFPANLKSMAACGAGISSGVFAFVSSKTYQPMVDAMGEEYVFWLYGFIAVLAVPFAIFTMPETKGKSLQEIQEILTDSVTHVKSEHAKGMKNEEV